A region from the Canis aureus isolate CA01 chromosome 8, VMU_Caureus_v.1.0, whole genome shotgun sequence genome encodes:
- the PDZD9 gene encoding PDZ domain-containing protein 9 yields MKQAANKSWKDKQIDFKVKSSVHNLSKTQQTKLTVGNLGLGLIIIQHGPYLQITHLIRKGAAARDGKLKPGDVLISVGHANVLGYTLREFLKLLQHITIGTVLQIKIYRYFIDIPPEWKEIYDLIPETKFPVTRTTTKTKQSKDDSFTSSDENEDVVSDKKLKYYKYSQSTGHQSARRPVSISKEWHGYKKKNHTISVGKDINCDVMIHRDLKKVRAPSPYWTMVKRDNESSSSSTASSTSDAFWLEDYAHVEKGKGQPVLKVA; encoded by the exons ACAAACAAATCGACTTCAAGGTCAAGTCATCTGTACACAACTTGAGCAAAACTCAGCAGACCAAACTCACCGTTGGGaacctgggcctgggcctgatCATCATCCAACATGGACCCTACCTCCAGATCACCCACCTCATCAGGAAGGGGGCTGCGGCCAGGGACGGAAAACTCAAGccag GTGATGTTCTGATTAGTGTTGGCCATGCCAATGTGTTAGGATATACTCTTcgagaatttttaaaacttttgcaaCACATCACCATAGGCACAGTGCTACAAATCAAGATTTACCGATATTTTATCGACATACCcccagaatggaaagaaatctaTGATTTAATCCCTGAGACCAAATTCCCAGTAACACG cacaACAACGAAAACTAAGCAGTCAAAAGATGACTCCTTCACAAGCAGTGATGAAAATGAAGATGTAGTTTCAGATAAAAAACTGAAGTATTATAAATATTCACAGTCCACTGGGCACCAGTCTGCAAGGAGACCAGTGTCTATCTCCAAAGAATGGCATGGATATAAAAAGAAGAACCATACCATTAGTGTAGGAAAAGACATTAACTGTGATGTGATGATTCACAGAGATCTTAAGAAAGTGAGAGCCCCTTCTCCATACTGGACAATGGTGAAGCGAGACAATGAAagttcctcctcctccacagCCTCCTCCACCTCAGATGCATTTTGGCTGGAAGACTATGCCCACGTTGAAAAGGGCAAGGGTCAACCTGTATTGAAAGTTGCTTAG